The Papaver somniferum cultivar HN1 chromosome 6, ASM357369v1, whole genome shotgun sequence genome segment ATGAGGTATGAGCTTATCAACGAATTCGACGTGAACGCATCAGCAGACGATGTATGGGAAGTTTATAGCTCTCCGAATCTTCCTAAACTAATTGTCGATTTACTTCCAGGTATGTTTGAGAGGATAGATTATGTGGAAGGAAATGGTGGTTTAGGTACTGTTCTTCGCCTTGTATATCCTCCAGGTAACGCATGTACACGAATCTATATCCTCAATGCTCAGTTCTTACTTATTTTAGTATCAGTAATACACTTTGCAAAGTATCAATTATGTTCATCTGTATCGTCAGGAACTGTTCCGCGAACTTACAAGGAGAAGTTTGTGACGATAGATAAGAGCAGACGTTTGAAAGAAGTGCAACAGATGGAAGGAGGATACTTAGACATGGGAGTATCATTCTACATGGATAGTTTCGAGATCATTGAGCAAGTCGGTTGTAATTCATGCACAATCAAATCGACTACCAAATATGAAATCAACGACGATGAACTTGCTAAGAAAGTTTCCCCTCTTATCAGTGTTGATTCACTTGTTAATATGGCTAGAGGCATCTCCAAATATGTTCTTAAGAAACAGAACAGTCGTTCTAGCCATAAACATGACCCTAAGAAAAAAGTGCATGAACATGGGCATCCCAGTGCCGATGAGGACAAACATGTACATGGGCGTGACCGTTCATTCCATCGTTAAAACGATTTTATCATTCGTATATCAGGTGATTTGAACCTGCAGCATGAGGGCATTATGGCTCCAATCTAAACCTTTGATTATTGCAAGGTTATATATGTTGTGCATACACACACTATCTGCGCTTGTATTGTATTATGTATGtatgaagtaataataataaataataaaatgaatgaatgtcagtttgttttatttcattttgataataaataaaaattcttCCACTGGTATTTATCGTGGCATTTTTAGGAGCGATCCCGGAAGAATTAGGGGCAATTTTTTTATTCCCAATCCATACACAACGTTAAAGGATGTCCAAAAATGCGGagaatacgttaatgcccttACATAATCGGAAGCTATTTTGTGCCGGATTAGTATAACGAAATCGGAAGCTTATTAACGAGATTATACTACCGATTAAGTTCGTTTTTGTGCCAAACTCGTATCTGGCTTCTATAACAATCGGGAAGAACAAGAACCTCAAGAGACTAATGATTGTTTAAGtatagaaataagaaatctttAGAATTTGCAGTGGTGAAGTTTGGGGCTCCTATATAATCGAAAGTcgtattaactaccgattatgctacttcccaaattcgaaaaaaatTGAGATTTCTGCAAAAACCAAATTTGGGGCAACTGTATAGTCGGAAGCcatattaactaccgattattattgttctcaaattcaaaaaaaaaaatgagatttctccaaaaacaaaatttggggcaaatatataatcggaagctaaaacaCCTTATTCGGCTACCGATTATACAGTTGCCCAAACAAaatagagccgttggaactctaaacTCTATATAAGGATTGTATCCTTTTACCCTCTATGGAACACAAATACCTTTAAATTCTCTCCAACATCAAAGAAATCATCTTCAACATAATGGCCCAACCATTCATTAATCCTACGGAGTTCACgattgaagaagatttatctttatgTAGGCGCTATGTTCAATTCTATCCGAGACGAGGCGAGGAACGTAAGCAAGGAGGCAtaatgagtatgagttatttggggaGAATTTCACGAAAAATTCTGCGCCGACACCGTTAACCCAAACAACCGCCACTCCGCCGATATTTTCTGCCGAATTGGTTCAATAAACGGACAAGTTGAAGAATTCGTCCATTTAACTTATCTTGTGAATCAATATCGACTGAGGGGTGAAACCAATGATGAGATTATAGAACGATCTCTCGGGGAATGACGGAGATGGAAAAGATCAAGCTTCTGTTATGAAGCTCATTTTAGAATCCTTAGGACGATGGAAAGATTTAATCCGTTTAGGACTCGTCCAACACGTCCAAGGCGGTAATCACAATACGTTGTAATAAAATTGTGGAAGTTCAATGAGAAGTTATGATTGTAAAATTATTATGATGTGTAGGTGATATCGCTATGAATTTCAAATTATTTATATCAATCGGAAGTTTTAATTCTTTATCTACCTACCGATTATATTCCAACGGCTATTTCTTTCACAAGAAATTAGTCGTGCCTAGAAAACCACACACAATCGGTTATACTACTCTAATGAGACTGAGAACTCTGTTGACAAAacagcctataatcggtagtatatAACTAccaatatctaccgattatacatAATCTGTCGCTTTGGTTCAACCATTTCCTACCGATTGTATGTAATAATTGTACGTAATTTAAGTACAGTTTTGTAAAAGTACGCATCAacgaccatattttcaaaaaaaaaaaaaaagacgttgggactctcatctatataaggagggtaaactCTTCTTATTTATGCATCAAACAACACATATATAGCATCGTgtattctacaaatagatttttcatCGTCTACTCTTGTGAATTCATTCTATATCTCAACTTACAAGCATGGCAACGTTTGATGCAGCTGAAGATTTGGTCATTGTGAAAACATGGTATCATGAAAGAAGACGTGAAGATGTCATAGCAGGAAGGTTAACACCCGAAGTCTTTTGGGTGAGGATATATAGCCAATTTGTGCGAGAGTATGGAAATCCAAAGCAAAgatcactccaacaagttcatgatcATTTCCGAGTTGTCCAAAAAGGGGTAAATGATTACATAACAATACAAAAGAGGATGTTTAATACTAGCCACTTAAGCTTGTGGatccaacaatttgtaagtatttgcaTACTTCTTTTAAATAACACCGGGTGTCTAATCTTTCTTACTAAAACGAAGTtgacattattttgtgtttgtttatgtagGAGACACTCCCTAAAAgacagtacttagtggaaagGGGTGAAGAATTCACTTATGGATGGAGTTATGAATTCCTGAAGTCCGTGGCAACAGTATAAAGATTGATTGATTGTTACAATCGGATGTTATTAAGTTATGTTGTCTACCGATTATATGAAATCAGAACTATATGTAATATGTTGTCTTCCGATTCTggaaaaaatttcaattttttttcagagTTTGGTGACAATCGTAAGTTTATGTAATATGTtgtctaccgattctgggaaaaaATTTCAGTTTTTTTGTCAGAGTTTGGTGCCAATCGGATGTTTCTGTAATatgttatctaccgattctggggaGAAATTTCAGATATTTTGTCAGAATTACAATCGGAAGCTAAATTATAAAAGTTAATAACCGATTATAACATTGATTGTGTCTGTTTATAAAAGCTTGTACAATCGGTTGATATATTACTAATATAACTACCGATTATAGCTTAATACTTCACAGTATTTTCCAAAAAACTCCAAGAAATACATCTTTCAAAAGTAATGatcattcatcttcatcatccgagGGAACCAATTCGATTACGCCTTCCGGAAAGTTGTCTTTCATGACGTGATCCCAATCCAACATGTTGGTCTCATATTGTTTTAACCAATCCTTACAATGATTCGTTGGGAAGTGCTCCGTCCAATCACCCACCGGAGGTAATGGgaaatctttctttactcttaaaccgataaaatgcatctcATTCACAAATTCCATAAcacttctatctttaaccgattcATCGCAAACCGTCCTTGTATGTGCAAACGTAAAAGAATGTCCATACATAgggggaacaaagaaatgtaccacgcaattcaaaacatCCGCTAAGAGATATCcacatttaggcattgtcatccaatacttggatccgattgtcttcaatccctttcggcactttacacgcgcaactaagtctttgaattgTAGTTCTTTGGTGTGTCTATCTCCTTCATTCATCGTCCTAATATAGAAATCCTTGTCCTGtattagttgtaccgccatcttagttcttaaatatttccattaggTGACATCTTCGTTCACCGCCTCTCCAAAGTAAACAATTTGTTCTGTAGCAACATGAAACCCACAAttgccatccccatcaacctcgtcggtggacaaaacaaatggaacaatgagtggagggagttgtttcaTATACTCTTCTATAATCATATACCTTGATCGTGTTGGTCTTCCATTAAAATCCCTAGGACAACGAAGAGTACCATACTTCTCTCTTATAGTCACCATTTCCGTTGACTGTGTTTGTTGCGAGtcgctcatttgatcaataactACGGAGCTAGTTTGGGTCTCCACCAACACAACTTCTTCCACCGCCTCGGCTTAACTTACTTGATAAGGCTCAGTAGAGATTTTTTGGCCTCACTTGTGGGCGGTCGGTCCACTTTGatcttttcttggacgacctcttttctttggTACcgactcatcttcaaattcggcttccgaacgctcgtgcctgcataatattcttttattagacaaatactccttaaattcttttctttcaatggtcctcgacacttcggcgTTTGGCCTACCCGCACCCTTTTGCTTGATAGGTTCATCAATCTCCCTTAAACGAGGGTGAAAAGATTGATCCAAATCATGCATAAATATTTGCTTCTTGGTGCCATTTGATGTAGCATAACGCTCGGCTATTcttgcacacaattccgactccatgAACGACAGACCATCAACTACGGGGGTGCTTGGAGTGAAAGTTAATTGCTTcaaaaatggatgaatatcattgtTGTCAATCACATCGACGTACCTACCCATTTTATGATGACATGGGagaccaatacctatcatatccttgcaaacacaaaccgtattctcgtcatcgtaAGCTTTATAAAACTTCAATTGTTCCATCATGTGATTTATTGCCCATTTTGAAACTTTATGAATAATGCCCCTTAGAAGCAACCTTTCCCTTATATGCTCCGTAGGGAATttatgtacactaaattgcatagaatccttaatctttacgagatcacgattggtgaattcatggattgcttcttggatcgacgcaactccattttgactacctaGAAGTATTTTCTTTAATCGTCCATGAGACCCCTCTGTAATGCTTGTcacctcgttcttgaagttaggatattcatatgtccatgcatacacaaacctctccttaatcggtaaccattgtgttttacaatactcaaccgatTTTGGGTAGTCCTTTccatattcatcctcaaatttcttcaagttacgttcgtaaatttcctcggtcattgACCAAACGATCTTGTCCCATGCTTCCATGAACGCTCTCCAAatcattccatcctccttccatttttcatcaaataacctCTTATCTTCCTctcgttcttccacggttaatttactaatgcgatCATCCTCTTCCTtagacctcttggtacccttccttggttttTTAGCTCGGAAATGGAGATGGCAATTGTGTTTGaggttgcattgaatgtgccacgtacattgcaagtttcgaGATTCAGGAAACACTACcactattgcatgcattaaggattgatcgttatccgttacaataacccttggaaaatcatcgccattataaatggacctcaacgtctccaacatccaaatgaaactcacgttgttctcatgatccattaaaccccatgcaatcgtaaacgtgtttttgtccgaagtgtgacaagcaatgttcaacaacggcatgctatatttgtttgtcttgtaagtggcatatatcaacaaaatttgatgaaaacaCTGAGCCAATTttatcatttcgggatgtgccaagaataTACGTACCACTTTACCATCCTTTTCCTCCGTTCTCAACGTGTAGTCATGTAACTCAGCTAACCActgcgattgttgcatgaccattctaccatcccattccgtcattttgatcgtagctagggccgacttaattgtagacaaagaagacaagttgtcggggtcgtccgccttaattttacttaagatcgcactcgccttttggatccgcatagacctcactgTCTCCATTTCATGTGGTTTTAACTtagcaaccattacatgtccaataagAGTATcctgatcatcatggttgtgacaaccattaGCAACTTTAGACATTTTACACTCTTTACTTTCCCTACCaccgggcttatagaagacaatcttaaatgggcatccaatCTTCTTTGTATGGGTTCGGTATTTCTTTCTCGTCGTCTTCCttatgtacttactattctttccctcgtgactcttcgATCTTCACCCCACATCGCTCACATATCATTTCAAACTGAATCTTCTTAACGCAAGGGTtatgaactaccacgcacatattctcttttgccttgttcataagccatacCTTGGCCTCCTTCTTAATTCCAAATATATAAATGCGCATATAACAAAACAACATAAATAAGCATAACCATCTAACATACATGAttggaaaaagaaaagataattcatgaacataccaaatcgtttgcatagtgtaGGGAAGTATCAGGCCTCAAATAATAATCGTCATCAACATCTACAACAGCCTACGCACCATAACAACAAGTTATGCGTTAGTAATCGGAAGGAAATTTTGAGAATAAATAACCGAATTAATCGGGAATCAATTAGAACACAAGGCAACCGATTACAAGTTAATCGGAAGTCCGGTACGACCATAGTCTACCGATTAACGAAATACACAATTCTTCTGTATAAAAAACTTCAATAATCAGAGGAATTATTAATTCAAAAACCAGCCGATTATTAAATAACAAGATTTAGGAATATTTCATTTTTTGGAGAAACTCGTATTTGGGGCGACGTTATATAATCGGATGTTTATTTATGTATACAACTTCCAATTGTGAGAAATTGAAgctttcaatttggggattttttccaTATTCGGCATATTATTACATCAACAGATATATGATTGCcgataatcggtagatatggtactaaattaactaccgaatatatgtcgttcatggcattcaatgcatgcagaaATTGAATTTTCACGTTCAAAAACACACACAAATGCACATAACATGGATAACTTGGGTATTAGAGTTTGATAACAACATACCTGTACGTttgatgcatcgttagcttcgatCTCGGGTGATTCTCCATATTCTTCCATGAAAGCATCGTCTAGGGTTTCATCTCCattaaagtttggatcattcaacatacaCCCCAAATCGTCATCTTTAAACGGTAGTGAACCTTGAACTTCAACAACTCCACGTTCTTCTTTGTACCCATCCATGTTTATGGAAGTTGGCGACATAtaccccttcttcttcttttttattcttcttctctcaCTCAATCGGAAGATATCTCACAATGACCCAAAAACAATTTCCAAACACTAATATATAGACCCCAGACTACCGATTACAGGAGTTTGCTTCTGATTATTTGTTTAATCGGAAGGTATATAAGTTGTATACTCTACCGATTATAGCATATTTCAAAATTCACTCTACCTATAATGGGTAGGTTATGGAACCAAGTTGACGTCCGATTATGGATACATCCAAATAACGAACCACATGGTTATGCCTGGCTCTGTACCCTCTAAACCTATGGATTTTGGCAAAGGTTGGATTTGGGTCTTAATATAATCGGATGGTAAGAAGTAATATACTCTACCGATTATgttagatttcaaaattcattacatgaaggattttagaaaaaactcattttgggacaacttataatcggtaggttatggAACCTATTTGCCTTAcgattatggctacatccaaaTCAGGAACCACATGGTTATGACTGACTCTgaacactcaaaacctatggaattttgcaagggttcgatctggggATCCtcacaatcggtaggttgttaagttgtatacCCTACCGATTATAGTAGATTTCGAAATTCATTAcattaaggattttagaaaaaactcattttggggcaacttataatcggatGGTTTGGTAATATATTTAAATCCCGATTAACGcttcatccaaaacacgaacaAGTGGATAtagctggctgtgtacactcaaaacctatgaaaTATGGCAAAGGTTGGATCTGGGGCTcgctataatcggtaggttatttAGTTGTATACCTTACCGATTAtagcagatttcaaaattcattacgtgaaggattttagaaaaaaaactcattttggggcaacttataatcggtaagtTTTGTAACCTATTTAGATTCTGATTATTAGGggtgttcatggtcggttttggttcggtttctagccaaaccaaaaccgaaaccaatactattggtttctaaaaatctaaaccaaaccaatccattaaccattggttcagtttccaaatggttccagttggtttcggcttgtcccagtggtttttggttaaccaataattatgtaaaaccaaaaaaacaaaaacacaaatttacagatataaAAATCATAATTGTCGATAGtactggtttacacaaatttacagacaaaaaaaaaataaaaaaaaaatatcaagaatagttaaagcttactctaattctagagatcaaaagaagatatataatatatcttaatttagttattgacaaataaaaaaaatggaagacgggaagaaaaaagtcgagtagcagcggctgtagttggcggtggagaagggaggcgacttagagaaggagaaagagggagagtatcataatgaaatattagatttagggtttctatttatcctctaaatcaatgagtagaatctaatacttgtaaatcaacggtagaaattaagtttaaaaattaatcggttttccaatggtttttggttcggttttagaggtcaaaccaaaccaaaaccaacactatcggtttttcactttctacaccgtaaccaatccattaggaaatggttcggtttggtttctttctaattggtctggtttggtccggttccagcggaaaaccaaaaccatgttcagccctaccgATTATGGCTACCCACAGCTCAAGCCAAGTGGTTATGGTTGGCTCTGCACCCCTCAtaacctatggaatttggccaAGGTTGAATATGGGGCACCTTATAATCGATAGTCATACAAGTTGGATAAGCTATCGATTATACAAGGGATTATTAGCCGAAGTATCTGCACGATAATCGGGAGGTAGTGTTTCAatttaacctaccgattatggtgtagGCTACCGATTATGTAGGGGCATATTTGCCATTTCAAAAAATCGAAGATAAGGGGTAGCTTAGATTTACGTTTGGGTGACCATTTTTGTCTTTTAGTGTCGCCCTTAATTCTTTCGGGGTCGCTCCTAAAAATGCCAGGGTATTTATTTAGAGCATCatcttatactaatataaagaaaagagctATTTTTGGTAGGAGACCCCCTAAATTACTTAGTTGTCCCCATTATTTACATATTTAAATAAATaccattgttttaaaaatatatcaaaaattttaaaaacttaatatctttcaaaatatacattggatttttttttaaatttatatatttgaaaagttCTTTCAATTATCTACGTaacgagtacaaataagaatagtaaatttttgttttaggaaaaaAGTTTCATGACTTTTGAATTTAGTATTGTTGGATGAGTAAAAACTCAAGCATGTGTATCACACATGTGTCCTTactaatgaagaagaaagaaatcataGGAAAGAACTAATAAGGAAAGGATATATAACCATTAATATCATGACTGCCAGAAGGTTATTTGATtagaagaaaatatccaattagggAATATAAATATATCCTATGTCAATTTGACTGTCCTTGATTGGAAATTTTTCGATTAATCATCCATGATATCTTTGT includes the following:
- the LOC113286381 gene encoding S-norcoclaurine synthase 2-like isoform X1, with the protein product MRYELINEFDVNASADDVWEVYSSPNLPKLIVDLLPGMFERIDYVEGNGGLGTVLRLVYPPGTVPRTYKEKFVTIDKSRRLKEVQQMEGGYLDMGVSFYMDSFEIIEQVGCNSCTIKSTTKYEINDDELAKKVSPLISVDSLVNMARGISKYVLKKQNSRSSHKHDPKKKVHEHGHPSADEDKHVHGRDRSFHR
- the LOC113286381 gene encoding S-norcoclaurine synthase 2-like isoform X2, with translation MFERIDYVEGNGGLGTVLRLVYPPGTVPRTYKEKFVTIDKSRRLKEVQQMEGGYLDMGVSFYMDSFEIIEQVGCNSCTIKSTTKYEINDDELAKKVSPLISVDSLVNMARGISKYVLKKQNSRSSHKHDPKKKVHEHGHPSADEDKHVHGRDRSFHR